From Pseudomonas sp. StFLB209, a single genomic window includes:
- the iolB gene encoding 5-deoxy-glucuronate isomerase gives MNLLVKANKQTPTLVEVPVDALEYVDFSAHQLADGESLNITGDDRELCVVLLLGKVTAACEHARHGHQTWEHIGERQSVFEDKSPYALYLPPHTSISIQAHGRAEVALCRAPGNPEETRAPRLIEPADMKRSVRGKGANTRYVCDILPDTAQAHSLLVVEVITPSGHSSSYPPHKHDTDDLPAQSFLEESYYHRLDPAQGFVFQRIYTDDRSIDQALVVEDSDVVLVPKGYHPVCVPYGYTSYYLNVMAGPKRVWKFHNDPQHEWLLDL, from the coding sequence ATGAACCTGCTGGTCAAAGCCAACAAACAGACACCAACCCTCGTCGAGGTCCCCGTCGATGCACTGGAGTATGTCGATTTCAGTGCCCATCAACTGGCTGATGGCGAGTCACTGAACATCACCGGCGATGATCGCGAGCTGTGCGTGGTGTTGTTGCTGGGCAAGGTCACCGCCGCCTGCGAGCATGCCCGTCATGGCCATCAGACCTGGGAGCACATCGGCGAGCGGCAGAGCGTGTTCGAGGACAAATCGCCTTATGCCCTCTATCTGCCGCCGCACACTTCGATCAGCATCCAGGCCCATGGTCGCGCCGAGGTTGCCCTATGCCGCGCGCCGGGCAACCCCGAAGAAACCCGCGCGCCACGGCTGATCGAGCCGGCGGACATGAAGCGTTCGGTGCGTGGCAAGGGCGCCAACACCCGCTATGTGTGCGACATCCTGCCGGACACCGCCCAAGCCCATTCGCTGCTGGTGGTGGAAGTGATTACCCCGTCCGGGCATTCCTCCAGCTACCCGCCGCACAAACACGACACCGATGATCTGCCGGCCCAGAGTTTCCTTGAGGAAAGCTATTACCACCGCCTTGATCCGGCTCAGGGGTTTGTCTTTCAGCGGATCTACACCGACGACCGCTCGATTGATCAGGCGCTGGTCGTGGAAGACAGCGACGTGGTGCTGGTGCCCAAGGGCTACCACCCGGTGTGTGTGCCGTATGGCTACACCTCGTACTACCTGAATGTCATGGCCGGGCCCAAGCGGGTCTGGAAGTTTCATAACGATCCGCAGCACGAGTGGCTGCTTGATCTATAA
- a CDS encoding bifunctional 5-dehydro-2-deoxygluconokinase/5-dehydro-2-deoxyphosphogluconate aldolase — translation MGDISFSSGRQLDVICLGRLGVDLYAQQVGARLEDVSSFAKYLGGSSANIAFGTARLGLKSAMLTRVGDDHMGRFLTESLRSEGCDTRGIKVDSQRLTAMVLLGIKDRETFPLVFYRENCADMALVEEDVDEAFIASSKSLLITGTHFSTPGVFKASSKALDYAEKHNVKRVLDIDYRPVLWGLTGKADGETRFIASAEVSTHVQKILPRFDLIVGTEEEFQIAGGSEDLLDALRRVREITAATLVVKLGAQGCTVIHGAIPARLEDSEIHRGIRVEVLNVLGAGDAFMSGFLRGWLSGGDDARCCQLANACGALVVSRHACAPAMPSLAELDYLFNSPVPIVRPDLDPVLNRLHRVSVPRRSWNPLFIFAFDHRFQLVESAQQAGADPARIPQLKQLFVQAIEQVERSLAAQGVVADVGLLADERFGQDALNAATGRGWWLARPVELQNSRPLAFEHGRSIGSNLVKWPGEQIIKCLVQFHPDDEPLLRLEQEAQLKGLYDAAQISGHELLLEVIPAKNHASTRPDVLYRAIKRLYNIGIYPDWWKIETQPGSVWRQLDELITARDPYCRGVVLLGLNAPVEALAEGFRQAANSQVCRGFAVGRTIFQQPARAWLAGEIDDAEVVSRVRETFEFLIRSWRDARA, via the coding sequence ATGGGTGACATTTCCTTTTCATCAGGCCGCCAGCTGGATGTGATCTGTCTGGGTCGATTGGGTGTGGATCTCTACGCGCAGCAAGTCGGTGCGCGCCTTGAAGATGTCAGTAGCTTTGCCAAGTACCTGGGCGGATCCTCTGCCAACATTGCGTTCGGTACGGCGCGTCTGGGATTGAAGTCAGCGATGCTGACCCGCGTGGGTGATGACCATATGGGCCGCTTCCTGACCGAGTCACTGCGCAGCGAGGGCTGTGATACCCGTGGTATCAAGGTCGATTCCCAGCGGCTGACCGCCATGGTGCTGCTGGGCATCAAAGATCGTGAGACCTTTCCGTTGGTGTTCTACCGCGAGAACTGCGCCGATATGGCACTGGTCGAGGAAGATGTCGACGAAGCCTTTATAGCCAGCAGTAAATCGTTGCTGATCACCGGTACCCATTTCTCGACCCCAGGCGTGTTCAAGGCCAGCAGCAAAGCGCTGGACTACGCCGAGAAACACAACGTCAAGCGCGTCCTCGATATCGACTACCGGCCGGTGCTCTGGGGCCTGACCGGTAAGGCCGACGGCGAAACACGCTTTATCGCCAGCGCCGAGGTCAGCACCCATGTGCAGAAGATCCTGCCGCGCTTCGATTTGATCGTGGGTACTGAAGAAGAATTCCAGATCGCCGGAGGCAGCGAAGACCTGCTCGACGCACTGCGTCGGGTACGTGAAATCACCGCCGCGACCCTGGTGGTCAAGCTCGGTGCGCAAGGCTGTACGGTGATCCACGGGGCGATTCCGGCACGCCTGGAAGATAGCGAAATCCACCGCGGCATCCGCGTTGAAGTGCTCAATGTACTGGGTGCCGGCGATGCCTTTATGTCCGGTTTTCTGCGTGGCTGGCTCAGCGGTGGCGACGATGCGCGTTGCTGCCAGTTGGCCAATGCCTGCGGTGCCCTGGTGGTGTCGCGCCATGCCTGTGCGCCGGCGATGCCGAGCCTTGCCGAACTGGACTATCTGTTCAATAGCCCGGTGCCGATTGTCCGCCCTGATCTGGACCCTGTGCTCAACCGCCTGCACCGGGTCAGCGTGCCGCGTCGCAGCTGGAATCCGCTGTTTATCTTTGCCTTCGACCACCGTTTCCAGTTGGTCGAAAGTGCCCAGCAGGCCGGCGCCGATCCGGCCCGGATACCACAGCTCAAGCAGTTGTTCGTGCAGGCCATAGAGCAGGTCGAACGCAGCCTGGCCGCCCAGGGTGTGGTGGCAGATGTCGGTCTGTTGGCCGATGAACGTTTCGGCCAGGATGCGCTCAATGCCGCCACCGGTCGCGGCTGGTGGCTGGCCCGTCCGGTCGAGCTGCAGAACTCGCGGCCGCTGGCGTTTGAGCATGGCCGCTCGATTGGCAGCAACCTGGTCAAGTGGCCAGGTGAGCAGATCATCAAGTGCCTGGTGCAATTTCACCCGGACGATGAGCCGCTGCTGCGGCTGGAGCAGGAAGCCCAGCTCAAGGGGCTTTATGACGCCGCGCAGATCAGCGGCCACGAACTGCTGCTGGAAGTGATCCCGGCGAAGAACCATGCTTCGACCCGCCCCGACGTGTTGTATCGGGCGATCAAGCGGCTGTACAACATCGGCATCTACCCGGACTGGTGGAAGATCGAAACGCAGCCCGGATCGGTATGGCGTCAGCTCGACGAGCTGATCACCGCGCGTGATCCGTATTGCCGTGGCGTCGTATTGCTCGGGCTCAATGCACCGGTTGAAGCGCTCGCCGAAGGCTTTCGTCAGGCGGCGAACAGCCAGGTCTGCCGCGGATTTGCGGTGGGCCGGACGATCTTCCAGCAGCCTGCCCGGGCCTGGCTGGCCGGTGAGATCGATGACGCCGAGGTGGTGTCCAGGGTGCGTGAGACCTTCGAATTTCTGATCCGCTCCTGGCGCGACGCACGCGCCTGA
- a CDS encoding Gfo/Idh/MocA family protein, which translates to MALNIGVIGTGMIGQDHIRRCHFALSGAQIVAVNDINPEQARKVVQDLGIEAEVYASGHELIAAPNVDAILVTSWGPSHEEFVLSAIRAGKPVFCEKPLAVTAEGCKNIVEAEMAHGKRLVQVGFMRPYDQGYRALKAAIDEGRIGEPLMLHCAHRNPTVGESYTTDMAVVDTLIHEINALAWLLDDQYVSAQVIYPRKTSQAFAHLKDPQIVLLETAKGVRIDVEVFVNCQYGYDIQCEVVGEKGIAKLPEPSSVQMRSGAKLSTDILVDWKQRFIAAYDVELQDFINSVARGQLQGPSAWDGYTAAVTADACVAAQRSGAIEPVKLPQRPTFYA; encoded by the coding sequence GTGGCGCTAAATATCGGTGTAATCGGAACAGGCATGATCGGTCAGGACCACATCCGTCGTTGCCACTTCGCGCTGTCCGGCGCGCAGATCGTCGCGGTCAACGACATCAACCCGGAGCAGGCACGCAAGGTGGTACAGGATCTGGGTATCGAGGCTGAGGTCTACGCCAGTGGTCACGAGTTGATCGCCGCGCCCAACGTCGATGCCATTCTCGTCACCTCCTGGGGGCCGAGCCATGAAGAGTTCGTGCTCTCAGCGATTCGTGCCGGCAAGCCGGTGTTCTGCGAGAAGCCGCTGGCGGTCACCGCTGAGGGCTGCAAGAACATCGTCGAGGCCGAGATGGCGCATGGCAAACGCCTGGTTCAGGTGGGCTTCATGCGCCCGTACGACCAAGGCTATCGGGCGCTCAAGGCGGCCATCGACGAGGGCCGCATCGGCGAGCCGCTGATGCTGCACTGCGCGCACCGCAACCCGACCGTGGGTGAGTCCTACACCACAGACATGGCCGTCGTCGACACGCTGATTCATGAAATCAACGCCCTGGCTTGGTTGCTCGACGACCAGTATGTCTCGGCCCAGGTCATCTATCCGCGCAAGACCTCCCAGGCCTTTGCCCACCTCAAGGATCCGCAGATCGTCCTGCTCGAAACCGCCAAGGGGGTGCGCATCGACGTCGAGGTGTTCGTCAACTGTCAGTACGGCTACGACATCCAGTGCGAAGTGGTCGGCGAGAAAGGCATCGCCAAGTTGCCCGAGCCGTCCTCGGTACAGATGCGCAGCGGCGCCAAGCTGTCGACCGACATCCTCGTCGACTGGAAGCAGCGCTTCATTGCCGCCTATGACGTCGAGTTGCAGGACTTCATCAACAGTGTTGCCCGTGGTCAGCTTCAAGGCCCAAGTGCCTGGGATGGCTACACCGCGGCGGTCACCGCCGATGCCTGCGTCGCCGCCCAGCGCAGCGGTGCAATTGAGCCGGTCAAGCTACCGCAGCGCCCGACGTTCTACGCGTGA
- a CDS encoding MurR/RpiR family transcriptional regulator — protein sequence MPIASSESPTSGQTPEAPSTVEQLLQLITEDYEALPRQLKRVAGYISQQSDRVMVDRISDIAQQCEVHPSAIVRFSQRFGFKGFSEMQALFREAYTHKTTPVQNYQQRIRSMIANKSQRAASADLARECINATRSGLDRLCEDLDDKAFEKAVDLLVNADNIYVVGVRRSFAVADYLVYNLQHTNKRIHLVSGIGGGYREQMRSIRAGDLLVAISFSPYGKESQQCVRIAQHNQADTLIITDSTLSPLAKRASSLLLVSEGSAFAFRSLSATLCLCQALFLAVGYRLELKLDEIQLNLDEDD from the coding sequence ATGCCAATCGCTTCGTCCGAATCGCCCACCAGCGGCCAGACGCCGGAAGCCCCTTCCACCGTCGAGCAGTTGCTGCAGCTGATTACCGAGGACTACGAAGCGTTGCCGCGCCAACTCAAGCGCGTGGCCGGTTATATCAGCCAGCAGAGCGACCGGGTGATGGTCGATCGCATCAGCGATATCGCCCAGCAATGCGAAGTCCACCCTTCGGCCATCGTGCGGTTTTCTCAGCGCTTCGGTTTCAAGGGCTTCAGCGAGATGCAGGCGCTGTTTCGCGAAGCCTATACGCACAAGACCACACCGGTGCAGAACTACCAGCAGCGCATCCGCAGCATGATCGCCAACAAGAGCCAGCGCGCAGCCAGCGCCGATCTGGCGCGCGAGTGCATCAACGCGACCCGCTCAGGCCTGGACCGGCTGTGTGAGGATCTGGACGACAAGGCCTTTGAGAAAGCCGTAGACCTGCTGGTCAATGCTGACAATATCTATGTGGTGGGTGTGCGCCGCTCTTTCGCCGTGGCCGACTATCTGGTGTACAACCTGCAGCACACCAACAAACGCATCCATCTGGTCAGCGGTATCGGCGGCGGCTACCGCGAGCAAATGCGCAGCATCCGCGCCGGCGACCTGCTGGTCGCCATCAGCTTCAGCCCCTACGGCAAGGAAAGCCAGCAGTGCGTGCGCATCGCCCAGCACAACCAGGCCGACACGCTGATCATCACCGACAGCACCCTGTCACCGCTGGCCAAACGGGCCAGCTCGTTGCTGCTGGTCAGTGAAGGCAGCGCCTTCGCCTTTCGCTCACTCAGCGCCACCCTGTGCCTGTGCCAGGCGCTGTTCCTGGCCGTGGGTTATCGCCTGGAGTTGAAGCTGGACGAGATCCAGCTGAATCTGGATGAGGATGACTGA
- the iolD gene encoding 3D-(3,5/4)-trihydroxycyclohexane-1,2-dione acylhydrolase (decyclizing), translating to MSTIRLTMAQALVKFLDNQYVSVDGVESKFVEGIFTIFGHGNVLGLGQALEQDAGSLVVHQGRNEQGMAHAAIGFAKQNLRRKIYACTSSVGPGAANMLTAAATATANRIPLLLLPGDVYASRQPDPVLQQIEQFHDLSISTNDAFRAVSKYWDRINRPEQLMSAAISAMRVLTDPAETGAVTLSLPQDVQGEAYDYPTYFFAKRVHRIERPRPSEAVLEEAVALLKGKRKPLLICGGGVKYSGAGQALQRFAEKFGIPFAETQAGKSAIVSAHELNVGGIGETGCLAANTLAKEADLIIGVGTRYTDFTTSSKWLYQNPEVQFLNLNIGRFDAGKLDALAVLADAREALSELTTRLASSGYSASWGNAVSEAREAYRVEIDRVYGVEYAAQDFVPEIADAMPRAVLEEFIELTGSCLTQSRVLGVLNASLGARDIIVGAAGSLPGDLQRAWRTLGENTYHMEYGYSCMGYEVNAALGVKLAEPDKEVYALVGDGSYLMLHSELATSIQERRKINVVLLDNMTFGCINNLQMEHGMDSFGTEFRYRNPETGKLDGGFVPVDFAMSAAAYGCKTYRVKTLDELHAALQDARQQTVSTLIDIKVLPKTMIHKYLSWWRVGGAEVSTSERVQAVSRMLKENTAKARQY from the coding sequence ATGAGCACGATCCGACTGACCATGGCCCAGGCGCTGGTCAAGTTTCTCGACAACCAGTACGTCAGCGTCGACGGTGTCGAAAGCAAATTCGTCGAGGGTATTTTTACGATCTTTGGCCACGGCAACGTGCTGGGTCTGGGTCAGGCCCTGGAGCAGGACGCTGGTTCGCTGGTAGTTCACCAAGGCCGTAATGAACAGGGCATGGCCCATGCCGCGATCGGCTTTGCCAAGCAGAACCTGCGGCGCAAGATCTACGCCTGCACCTCGTCGGTAGGGCCGGGGGCGGCGAACATGCTGACGGCGGCGGCCACCGCCACGGCCAATCGCATTCCATTGCTGTTGCTGCCCGGCGATGTCTACGCCAGCCGCCAGCCAGACCCGGTGCTGCAGCAGATCGAGCAGTTCCATGACCTGTCGATCAGCACCAACGATGCGTTCCGGGCGGTGAGCAAATACTGGGACCGGATCAACCGTCCCGAGCAGTTGATGAGCGCCGCAATCAGTGCCATGCGGGTGCTCACGGATCCGGCCGAAACCGGTGCGGTGACCTTGTCGTTGCCGCAGGACGTACAGGGTGAGGCTTACGATTACCCGACGTACTTCTTCGCCAAAAGGGTTCACCGTATCGAGCGGCCCCGGCCGAGCGAAGCGGTGCTGGAAGAGGCCGTGGCCCTGCTCAAAGGCAAGCGCAAGCCGCTGCTGATCTGCGGTGGCGGGGTCAAGTATTCCGGCGCCGGGCAGGCACTGCAGCGCTTCGCCGAGAAGTTCGGGATTCCCTTCGCGGAAACCCAGGCGGGCAAAAGCGCGATCGTTTCTGCCCATGAGCTGAACGTCGGTGGCATCGGCGAGACCGGCTGCCTGGCGGCGAACACGCTGGCCAAAGAGGCCGACCTGATCATTGGCGTCGGCACTCGTTACACCGATTTCACCACCTCATCGAAGTGGCTGTACCAGAACCCCGAGGTGCAGTTTCTCAACCTCAATATCGGCCGCTTCGACGCGGGCAAGCTGGACGCACTCGCGGTGCTCGCTGATGCCCGTGAGGCGCTGAGCGAACTGACCACGCGATTGGCCAGCAGTGGCTACAGCGCCAGTTGGGGCAATGCCGTCTCCGAGGCGCGCGAGGCCTATCGGGTGGAGATCGACCGGGTCTACGGTGTCGAATATGCCGCGCAGGATTTCGTCCCGGAAATCGCCGATGCCATGCCGCGTGCGGTGCTCGAAGAGTTCATAGAACTGACCGGCTCCTGCCTGACCCAGAGCCGTGTGCTCGGCGTTCTGAATGCCAGCCTTGGCGCCAGGGACATTATTGTCGGCGCCGCTGGCAGCCTTCCGGGCGACTTGCAACGTGCCTGGCGCACCCTGGGCGAGAACACCTACCACATGGAGTATGGCTATTCCTGCATGGGCTACGAGGTCAATGCCGCGTTGGGGGTCAAGCTCGCCGAGCCGGACAAGGAGGTCTACGCACTGGTCGGTGACGGCTCTTACCTGATGCTGCATTCGGAGCTGGCCACCTCGATTCAGGAGCGGCGCAAGATCAACGTGGTGCTGCTCGACAACATGACCTTCGGCTGCATCAACAACCTGCAGATGGAACACGGCATGGACAGCTTCGGCACCGAGTTCCGCTACCGCAACCCCGAAACCGGCAAGCTTGATGGCGGTTTCGTACCGGTGGATTTCGCCATGAGTGCGGCGGCCTATGGTTGCAAGACCTACCGGGTCAAGACCCTCGATGAGCTGCATGCAGCGTTGCAGGACGCCCGCCAGCAGACAGTCTCGACCCTGATCGACATCAAGGTCCTGCCCAAGACCATGATCCACAAGTACCTGTCGTGGTGGCGGGTCGGCGGTGCCGAAGTCTCGACCAGTGAGCGGGTGCAGGCGGTCTCGCGGATGCTCAAAGAGAACACCGCCAAGGCCCGGCAATATTGA
- the iolE gene encoding myo-inosose-2 dehydratase — MTQTKVKIGINPISWANDDLPSLGGDTPLDTILREGKEIGFQGFELGGKFPSEPDALRDVLGQYDLELVSGWYSSGLAHRDVESEIAAIEPHLRLLAENGAKVMVYGEVAGSIQGQRVPLIERPKFHSDAAWQTYADKISRLAEFTLSRGVRLAYHHHMGAYVEAPEDIDRLMSLTDPQVGLLFDSGHCYMGGGDPLSVLKKHIGRVCHVHFKDVRKDVVQLARNNQWSFPDCIINGTFTVPGDGDIDFAALLGELVKADYHGWLVVEAEQDPAVAPAYEYAQKGYQTLRDLVARLYA; from the coding sequence ATGACTCAAACCAAAGTGAAGATCGGCATCAACCCGATCTCTTGGGCCAACGACGACCTGCCTTCGCTGGGCGGCGATACCCCGCTGGACACCATCTTGCGTGAAGGCAAAGAGATCGGTTTTCAGGGCTTCGAACTCGGTGGCAAGTTTCCCAGCGAGCCCGATGCCCTGCGCGATGTGCTGGGCCAATACGACCTGGAACTGGTGTCCGGCTGGTACTCCAGCGGCCTGGCCCATCGTGACGTCGAAAGCGAAATCGCGGCCATCGAGCCGCACCTGCGACTGCTGGCCGAGAACGGCGCCAAGGTGATGGTCTATGGCGAAGTCGCCGGTTCCATCCAGGGCCAGCGCGTGCCGTTGATCGAGCGGCCGAAATTTCATAGCGATGCCGCCTGGCAAACCTACGCTGACAAGATTTCCCGGCTCGCCGAATTCACCCTGTCACGCGGCGTGCGTCTGGCGTACCACCACCACATGGGCGCCTATGTCGAAGCGCCTGAGGACATCGACCGACTGATGTCGCTGACCGACCCGCAAGTGGGGCTGTTGTTCGACTCGGGGCATTGCTACATGGGCGGCGGTGATCCACTGAGCGTGCTCAAGAAACACATTGGCCGTGTCTGTCACGTGCATTTCAAGGATGTGCGCAAGGACGTGGTGCAGTTGGCGCGCAATAACCAGTGGAGTTTTCCCGATTGCATCATCAATGGCACCTTCACCGTACCGGGTGATGGCGACATCGACTTCGCCGCGCTGCTGGGCGAGCTGGTCAAGGCTGATTACCACGGCTGGCTGGTGGTCGAGGCCGAGCAGGACCCGGCCGTGGCGCCGGCCTACGAATACGCCCAGAAGGGCTATCAAACCCTGCGCGATCTGGTGGCGCGTCTCTACGCCTGA
- a CDS encoding TIM barrel protein, with the protein MNQPLRFALNRMVAPNLTLANFIALAKTLGSDAIELRNDLKGIEIEDGTPTSQVREQCQAAGLRVLSINALYPFDVWNDERREQTLKLAAYAQACGAEALVMCPLNDTGDTRSTAERARDLRTALTALAPILRDHGLLGFVEPLGFVECSLRTKRQAVDAIKAVGGLDVFRLVHDTFHHHLAGEEEFFPELTGLVHISGVEDGALPLSTIRDAHRVLVSDADILGNAAQIERLLSSGYNGHLSFEPFAASVHGLDDVQPALQASIKHLCERVAAGKAA; encoded by the coding sequence ATGAATCAGCCGCTGCGTTTTGCCCTTAATCGGATGGTTGCCCCTAACCTGACCCTGGCCAATTTCATCGCCTTGGCCAAGACCCTTGGCAGTGATGCCATCGAGCTGCGCAACGACCTCAAGGGCATCGAGATTGAAGACGGCACCCCGACCAGCCAGGTGCGCGAGCAATGCCAGGCCGCCGGCCTGCGGGTGCTGTCGATCAATGCCCTGTACCCGTTCGATGTGTGGAACGACGAACGCCGCGAGCAGACCCTCAAGCTTGCGGCCTATGCCCAGGCGTGCGGCGCCGAGGCGCTGGTAATGTGCCCGCTGAACGACACCGGCGATACCCGCTCCACGGCCGAACGTGCCCGTGACCTGCGCACCGCGCTCACTGCGCTGGCGCCGATCCTGCGCGATCACGGTCTGCTCGGTTTCGTTGAGCCGCTGGGGTTTGTCGAGTGTTCGCTGCGCACCAAGCGTCAGGCCGTGGACGCGATCAAGGCGGTCGGCGGGCTGGATGTGTTCCGTCTGGTGCACGACACCTTTCACCACCATCTGGCCGGTGAGGAGGAGTTCTTCCCCGAACTGACCGGGCTGGTGCATATCTCCGGCGTGGAAGACGGCGCGCTGCCGCTCAGCACCATCCGTGACGCCCACCGGGTACTGGTCAGCGATGCAGACATTCTCGGCAATGCCGCGCAGATCGAGCGCCTGCTGAGCAGCGGTTACAACGGGCATCTGTCGTTCGAGCCCTTTGCCGCGAGTGTGCACGGTCTGGACGATGTGCAGCCGGCTTTGCAGGCGAGCATCAAGCATCTGTGCGAGCGTGTGGCCGCTGGCAAGGCGGCGTGA